Proteins encoded within one genomic window of Oryza brachyantha chromosome 7, ObraRS2, whole genome shotgun sequence:
- the LOC102717173 gene encoding vesicle-associated protein 4-2-like — protein sequence MAISGEDRYAAAGDSGGGKLWNLCRMPFWQPGGATAPAPSSSSSAGIHHSAGRYGHEGAVAGDGGVQGAPAGSISSVAKSLLPARRRLRLDPPNKLYFPYQPGQQVRSAIRIKNTSKSHVAFKFQTTAPKSCFMRPPGAILAPGETIIATVFKFVEHPENNENVLQKCKVKFKILSLKVKGPMEYAPELFDEQKDQAVVEKILRVVFLNVENPGPQLEKLNNQLAEAEAALEARKKPPEENGPKIVGEGLVIDEWKERRERYLAQQQVEVVDSV from the exons atgGCGATCTCCGGGGAGGACAGGtacgcggcggccggcgactcCGGCGGAGGGAAGCTCTGGAACCTCTGCCGCATGCCCTTCTGGCAgcccggcggcgcgacggcgccggcgccttcgtcgtcctcgtcggccgGGATCCACCACTCCGCCGGGCGGTACGGCCACGAGGGCGCCGTGGCGGGGGACGGTGGGGTGCAGGGCGCGCCGGCGGGGTCGATCTCGTCGGTGGCCAAGTCGCTGctgccggcgcggcgccgcctccggctcGATCCGCCCAACAAGCTCTACTTCCCAT ATCAACCAGGGCAGCAGGTGAGGAGTGCAATCAGGATAAAGAACACAAGCAAGTCTCATGTAGCATTTAAG ttCCAAACAACTGCACCCAAGAGCTGCTTCATGCGCCCTCCTGGAGCCATACTTGCCCCTGGGGAGACCATCATAGCAACTG TTTTCAAGTTTGTCGAGCACCCAGAGAACAATGAGAATGTTCTACAGAAGTGCAAGGTTAAGTTCAAGATTTTGAGCTTGAAGGTTAAAGGACCCATGGAATACGCACCAGAACTG TTTGATGAGCAGAAAGATCAAGCCGTAGTTGAGAAGATCCTGAGGGTTGTTTTCTTGAATGTTGAAAATCCAGGCCCA cAACTggaaaagctaaacaatcagTTAGCTGAGGCTGAGGCTGCACTTGAGGCACGGAAGAAACCTCCAGAAGAGAATGGCCCAAAAATTGTTGGTGAAGGGCTTGTCATCGATGAATGG AAAGAACGGAGGGAAAGATACCTCGCACAACAACAGGTTGAAGTGGTTGACTCAGTGTAA
- the LOC102700443 gene encoding protein THYLAKOID FORMATION1, chloroplastic, with protein MAAVSSLPFAALRRAADCRPSTAAVAVSGAVVLSVRARRGSRSVVRCVATAGDIPPTVAETKMNFLKSYKRPIPSIYSTVLQELLVQQHLMRYKRTYQYDPVFALGFVTVYDQLMEGYPSNEDRDSIFKSYITALNEDPEQYRADAQKMEEWARSQNGNSLVEFSSRDGEIEAILKDISERAQGKGNFSYSRFFAVGLFRLLELANATEPTVLDKLCFSLNINKRSVDRDLDVYRNILSKLVQAKELLKEYVEREKKKREERSETPKSNEAVTKFDGNLYSMRH; from the exons ATGGCGGCCGTATCGTCGCTTCCCTTCGCGGCactgcgccgcgccgccgactgcaggccgtcgacggcggcggtggccgtctccggcgccgtcgtGCTCAGCGTGAGGGCCCGGCGGGGCTCGCGCTCGGTGGTGCGCTGCGTCGCCACGGCGGGTG ATATACCACCCACTGTAGCGGAAACAAAGATGAATTTTCTCAAGTCATACAAGCGCCCTATCCCAAGCATTTACAGTACAGTTCTACAAGAACTTTTGGTACAGCAACATCTGATGAGATACAAAAGAACATATCAGTATGATCCTGTGTTTGCTCTTGGCTTTGTGACCGTCTATGACCAGCTCATGGAAGGGTATCCTAGCAATGAGGACAGGGACTCCATCTtcaaatcatatataacaGCGTTAAATGAAGATCCTGAGCAATACAG AGCTGATGCACAAAAGATGGAAGAGTGGGCTCGTTCCCAGAATGGTAATTCCTTAGTTGAGTTTTCTTCCAGAGATGGAGAAATAGAGGCCATTCTGAAAGATATTTCAGAAAGGGCCCAGGGTAAGGGAAACTTCAGCTACAGCCGGTTCTTTGCCGTTGGCTTGTTCCGTTTGCTTGAGCTCGCAAATGCAACAGAGCCAACCGTGCTAGATAAG CTTTGCTTTTCTCTAAATATCAATAAAAGAAGTGTCGACAGGGACCTCGATGTTTACCGGAACATTCTCTCCAAATTAGTCCAGGCTAAGGAACTTCTCAAGGAATATGTGGAAAG ggaaaagaagaaaagagaggaaagatCAGAGACCCCAAAGTCGAATGAAGCTGTTACGAAATTTGACGGGAACCTCTATTCCATGAGGCATTAA